The genomic window TGAAAAAATGATTCGTCAGCAATTAGTGTATTTTTGTAGTAATCTTCAAACTTTTTAGCTTCTCCACTATTACAAATAAACTCACAACATTGTCTTGTCAAAATCATCCATTGTCCGCCAATATAAGGTACTACATCTTTTAAATAAGCCCTCTTATAAGTTATTTCACTAAAACCATCTGCTGTTTCTGTAAAATGGTTTTCAATTCTGTTCATTGTTTCAGGTCTTACAACCAACTGGTCAGCAATTTTTAGGAAGTTGTTTCCTTTGTTTTTTGTAAGATATTCTCTAATTATTTTTTGAGATTTTAATGGATAATCTTGTCCACTTAAATTGATAAAGAAATCCCATTCAAGATTTAATTTTAATAGATAATTCATTCCATTAAGTTCTGCTTGAACCATACTATATCCACCCCAAACAACATTTTCACTTTCCAAAATGTATGTACTTGGAAAATCGGTTAAAAAATCTTTTATGTCGTCATAAATTTCAATACTTGCTTTTTTGTCTAAATGAATTAAGTAATGATTTTCAGGGTGATAAAGTGCTTTGAAAAGTCGCTTGAATTGTTCTGGAAACCTATGAACCAAAATAAAATAGGCAATTGTTACTTGATTTGAAATTGCATTTTCTGCTCTACTGTCGCTGTCTGTCATATTATTTTTTGTTTATATTAATTGTGATATTAATTAGTTTCGGTTGTTTCGTAATGCTTGCCGCTAACATCTTTATCTACGCCATTATGGCGTATATATTTTATGGCGTAGATATCTTCTATGTGTGATGGGCTTTCTTTTCATTTTTTAAGGCAGTTTAGGACTTTGTGACAAAGTTATACAATTTGATTTGTCATTTAGTGGGAGGGTAGATTTTTTTCTATAGGTCTATATCTGCTGCCTGACAGCGAAAGAGGAATCCATTCCTATCCTGATTCGAGTGGTGTGCAGGCTGACTGCATTGCACTTTAATAGCTCAAAGTTCCCTTTAAACTTCTCAGACCTCCTTACGGCTCCGGTAAGCGCCCGGTATTGCGGTAGCTGAGGGTGGAAAATATTTATTGCTTGCCGCATCGGCAATGCAGACTAACTCAGATTAAAAAAAATTTACCCTTATCTACTGAACGCTAAAAATCTCGTCCAGCCACTTTCTCAATTCAAACTACTAATACAAGTAATCTTGCTAAATGTCAATTTTCGCATAGGTAGCATTCGCTTCAATATATTCACGACGCGGAGGCACATCGTCCCCCATCAGTATGCTGAAATAATGATCCGCAGCCATCGCATCTGTGATGGTGACTTTGGACAGTAATCTGCGATCGGGATCCATAGTTGTCTCCCAGAGCTGTTCTGCATTCATCTCACCGAGACCTTTGTAGCGTTGGATATGCACACTGTCTTCTTTACCCTTGCCGAGCTCTATCGTAAATTCCTTTCTTTCTTTCTCATTCCAGGCATATTTGAAGTCCTTACCTTTCTTGACCTGGTACAGGGGAGGTCGGGCGATATACACATGGCCGCGTTCGATCAACTCATACATGTACCTGTAAAAAAATGTCAACAATAAGGTCGTGATATGACTTCCGTCAACGTCGGCGTCGCACATGATAACCACCTTATGATATCGCAATTTGGCTGTATTCAATTTTCGCTCGCCATCCTCATCTTCAAAAATATGGACACCCAGTGCAGTAAACATATTTTTGATCTCTTCATTCTCGTAGATTTTGTGCTCCAGGGCTTTTTCGACATTGAGAATCTTACCCCGCAGTGGCAGTATAGCTTGAAAATGCCTGTTTCTGCCTTGTTTTGCAGTACCACCCGCTGAATCTCCTTCCACCAGAAATATCTCGGATTCCGATGGATCACGAGAACTACAATCGGACAGTTTGCCGGGGAGACCGCTTCCCGTCAACACATTCTTGCGCTGTACCATATCTCTCGCCTTGCGGGCAGCCTCCCTTGCTGTCGCAGCAAGGATCACCTTGTCTATGATACGTCTGGCTTCCTTTGGGTTTTCTTCAAGATAGCTGGAAAGTGCGTCGCCGACGATTCGGGATACCACTCCCACCACTTCAGAGTTACCCAACTCACCCTTGGTTTGCCCCTTGAACTGTGGCTCCGGGACCTTCACTGAAACCACCGCAGTCAATCCTTCCCGAAAATCCTCACCGGAAAGCTCTACTTTCAGTTTTGAAAACAAATTGTTGTCGTCTCCATATTGCTTGAAAACTCTCGCCAGAGCCCTTTTAAACCCATTGACGTGAGTTCCACCTTCTCTGGTATTGATATTATTGACAAAAGAGAATACGTTCTCCTGAAAGCCCGTATTGTACCTCATCGCGATTTCTACGTCGATATTGTCCTCTTTGCCGCGGATGACTATAGGATTTTCCACCAGCGGATTGCGGCCGGAATCCAAATAGTTGACGAACTCTCCGAGTCCACCTTCAGAATAAAACTCCTCTTCCCTGGCCTGACCTTCTCTCAGATCACGCAGGTATATATGCAGTCCGCTGTTGAGGAAGGAAAGCTCTTTCAGCCTGTGTGCCAGAGTGTCATACTTAAAGATCAGCGTTTCAAAAATCTCATCATCGGGCTTAAACAACACCGTAGTTCCCGTATCGACAGAGGTTCCGATCTCAGACACATCAGCTCTGGGCTTACCTCTCTCGTACTCTTGCATATATTTCTTGTGATCGCGCCTCACTTCTACCCTAACATAGGAAGACAATGCATTCACACAAGAGACACCGACTCCATGAAGTCCTCCAGAGACCTTGTAGGAATCTTTGTCAAACTTACCTCCGGCGTGAAGTACAGTCATGACGACTTCCAGGGCGGATTTCTTCAATTTCTCGTGCATATCCACAGGGATACCTCGCCCGTTGTCTTCAACTTGTATGGAATTATCCGAGAGGATAGATACAGTGATATGTGTACAATAACCGGCAAGATGTTCGTCTATGGCGTTGTCCACAACTTCCCAGACGAGGTGATGGAGACCTTTCTCATCGGTCGAGCCAATGTACATACCCGGCCTCCTTCGCACCGCTTCCAGACCTTCAAGGGCCTGAATACTACTGGCGCTATACTCCTGATTTTTACTCATGAATTGTTTTTTCTTTATGGGTGTGCAAAAATACATTAAATATGCCTAAAATTTGAATTCCTCCTGCACTTAATCGCTTAATTCTGAAACATTTTTATAACAAAAAAAAGCTCATCCGTTTGACCGGATTTTGTCGATTTTTGTATCGTGGTTATGGAATCTGATCTCATATTTTATGCTCGTGAATCCGACCTGGATTCGGTGGCAAAAAACATCTTAGACAAGATGATGCCTCCTGCCATCCTCCTGCTCTATGGTGAAATGGGCGCAGGCAAAACCACATTTACCAAGGCTATCTGTCGTGCTCTGGGATGTGAAGATGAAGCTTCCAGTCCCAGTTTCTCTATTATCTCAATTTACAATACGAGCCACAAGCTTTATGGCATTAAGCAAGTAGTTCATATGGAACTTTTCCGGCTCAGGTCATCCGCAGAACTTCGGGAATTAGGGATGGAGGAATATTTGTTTGGAGATTATTTTTGCATCGTGGAGTGGCCTGATCTGATAAAACCTTTGCTAAAAGAACAGGAATTTGTTGAACTTTGCATTGAGGTCCAAAATCCGGAGCTCAGGGTATTCCATCTAAAAAAATAAAAATGCCGGAGCAGTCTATATTTTCTCGCACCCAATTCAGCTTACAAACACAAACCGAAAGGCTGGCACTGAGTAAAGCAAATGCGTCCATTCGAATTGGAATACCCAAGGAGACAGGATTTAATGAAAAAAGAATCGCCCTCGTCCCTCAATCTGTGCTCAATCTGGTGGCAAGAGGGCATGAGATAGTCATTGAAAAAGGAGCAGGCTTATCCTCCAATTTTTCAGACCATGAGTTCGCAGAGGCCGGGGCCAGAATAGCCTCCGACAAAGAAACAGTTTATTCCAGTCACGTCATTCTCAAAGTTGCCCCACCCTCAGAGGAAGAGCTCAGCTACTTCAGACCCAATCAGATTCTGATTTCTCCCTTGCACCTTCCGGGCATGACTCCGGAATTCATCCAAACTCTGAGGCAGAAGCGAGTGACAGCCATTGCCATGGAATATTTACAGGCAGAAGACGGCACTTTCCCTATCGTGCGCATCATGAGCGAGATCGCAGGATTGGCAGTCATACATACCGGAGCAGAGCTACTCAGCGATCCCACCCGAGGTAAAGGTGTGCTGCTGGGAGGCATATCCGGTGTACCGCCAGCCCGTGTAGTAATCCTGGGTGCAGGTGTCGTGGCTGAATACGCTACCAGAGCTGCACTGGCACTAGGCGCAGAAGTACGCATTTTTGATGATAAAATCCATCGCCTGATCCGTATCCAAAACAGACTGGGCAAACAAATATTTACATCTTCCATGAATCCGGTAATATTGACTCATGAACTCTGCAACGCGGATCTTGCCATCGGGGCCATCCACTCTAAAACAGGGCGCACCACTATGGTAGTTTCAGAGGAAATGGTGATGAAAATGAGGCCCGGATCTGTCATTATTGACGTGAGCATTGACCAGGGAGGTTGCTTTGAAACGAGCCAGATGACTTCTCATGAAAAGCCAACCAGAATCATCCACGGAATCGTACATTATTGTGTGCCCAATATTCCCTCTAAAGTATCCAGAACGGCGTCAATCGGGATCAGCAATATCCTTACATCTATCTTACAGGAAGCAGGAGATACAGGAGGAATAGAGCCCCTGATTTACAATCACAAAGGTCTACGCAATGGAATTTACACATTCAAAGGTTGCCTGACCAACGAGTATTTAGCCAACCGATTTCAAATCAAGTACACCCAGCTGGATTTGTTGATCACATCGATCATTTGATCATAACTCCTGATTATCTCATTACTTACCACCCTTGTTGAGGATATTCAAAGCTTCAACTGCTTGCTGATTGGTAGGATCCAGAGAGGTTGTAAGTTCAAAGTAAGTCTTAGCCATGGCATTGTCACTCTGCTGCACGTAGTAATATGCCAGATAGTTGTAAGCAATGACTAAGTTGGCTTTATTTTTCTCTTTGTCGCTTCCTGCCAATTCTATGTATTTCTCATAAAATGGTTTGGCAAGAAATAAAGTATTATCTGGATCCATCCCACGATTGGCTCTGGCACGCATTAACCAGCCCTGTGCATAAGTTGGAGTGATTTCAAGCACTTTGGCAAAAGTGGAGTCGGCTTGTTGGTTGGCGTCCAGATTGTAATAAGCCAATCCAAGATAATAGAGCTCCGAATTATTCAGTTTGGAGCTGTTGGCTTTTTTCAGATACCAGTCCCGCGCTTTGTCATATTTTTTTGCATCATAGTTGGACTTGGCAAGCATGCCATAAATATCATCACTTTTGCTCGGTTCCATCTCAATGAGCTTTTCATAATTTTGCTCGGCAACTTCCATATTGCCAATTTTTGATGCAGCTTTGGCAAAATACTCGTAATCCGAAGGATAAGCTTTGCGAGTGGAATCTTTAGCTATTGCTTCGAACAATTTCACACTTTGATCATAGCTTTCCTGAAATTTATTCAGTTCGGAATAAGACCACGCTAACCAGCGATGTAAGG from Saprospiraceae bacterium includes these protein-coding regions:
- a CDS encoding glycosyl transferase, producing the protein MTDSDSRAENAISNQVTIAYFILVHRFPEQFKRLFKALYHPENHYLIHLDKKASIEIYDDIKDFLTDFPSTYILESENVVWGGYSMVQAELNGMNYLLKLNLEWDFFINLSGQDYPLKSQKIIREYLTKNKGNNFLKIADQLVVRPETMNRIENHFTETADGFSEITYKRAYLKDVVPYIGGQWMILTRQCCEFICNSGEAKKFEDYYKNTLIADESFFQTVLMNTSFDGVLINDDKRAIIWIPDGDIKLRPKTFTEDDVKFLLEGNNLFARKFDDNIDSNIIDNLELFFNQPLNKVEMQN
- the gyrB gene encoding DNA topoisomerase (ATP-hydrolyzing) subunit B produces the protein MSKNQEYSASSIQALEGLEAVRRRPGMYIGSTDEKGLHHLVWEVVDNAIDEHLAGYCTHITVSILSDNSIQVEDNGRGIPVDMHEKLKKSALEVVMTVLHAGGKFDKDSYKVSGGLHGVGVSCVNALSSYVRVEVRRDHKKYMQEYERGKPRADVSEIGTSVDTGTTVLFKPDDEIFETLIFKYDTLAHRLKELSFLNSGLHIYLRDLREGQAREEEFYSEGGLGEFVNYLDSGRNPLVENPIVIRGKEDNIDVEIAMRYNTGFQENVFSFVNNINTREGGTHVNGFKRALARVFKQYGDDNNLFSKLKVELSGEDFREGLTAVVSVKVPEPQFKGQTKGELGNSEVVGVVSRIVGDALSSYLEENPKEARRIIDKVILAATAREAARKARDMVQRKNVLTGSGLPGKLSDCSSRDPSESEIFLVEGDSAGGTAKQGRNRHFQAILPLRGKILNVEKALEHKIYENEEIKNMFTALGVHIFEDEDGERKLNTAKLRYHKVVIMCDADVDGSHITTLLLTFFYRYMYELIERGHVYIARPPLYQVKKGKDFKYAWNEKERKEFTIELGKGKEDSVHIQRYKGLGEMNAEQLWETTMDPDRRLLSKVTITDAMAADHYFSILMGDDVPPRREYIEANATYAKIDI
- the tsaE gene encoding tRNA (adenosine(37)-N6)-threonylcarbamoyltransferase complex ATPase subunit type 1 TsaE produces the protein MESDLIFYARESDLDSVAKNILDKMMPPAILLLYGEMGAGKTTFTKAICRALGCEDEASSPSFSIISIYNTSHKLYGIKQVVHMELFRLRSSAELRELGMEEYLFGDYFCIVEWPDLIKPLLKEQEFVELCIEVQNPELRVFHLKK
- a CDS encoding alanine dehydrogenase, which produces MPEQSIFSRTQFSLQTQTERLALSKANASIRIGIPKETGFNEKRIALVPQSVLNLVARGHEIVIEKGAGLSSNFSDHEFAEAGARIASDKETVYSSHVILKVAPPSEEELSYFRPNQILISPLHLPGMTPEFIQTLRQKRVTAIAMEYLQAEDGTFPIVRIMSEIAGLAVIHTGAELLSDPTRGKGVLLGGISGVPPARVVILGAGVVAEYATRAALALGAEVRIFDDKIHRLIRIQNRLGKQIFTSSMNPVILTHELCNADLAIGAIHSKTGRTTMVVSEEMVMKMRPGSVIIDVSIDQGGCFETSQMTSHEKPTRIIHGIVHYCVPNIPSKVSRTASIGISNILTSILQEAGDTGGIEPLIYNHKGLRNGIYTFKGCLTNEYLANRFQIKYTQLDLLITSII